A window from Danio aesculapii chromosome 6, fDanAes4.1, whole genome shotgun sequence encodes these proteins:
- the ten1 gene encoding CST complex subunit TEN1, with protein MLPLPAVYHFPCEVSTLKDGASVRTFGRLTSYKPEGCQAILTGQQSSAQCHVSIQTTLVEPFQPIIGAQYFVLGEIERTNELSGVLLCARALACVDAIDLRLMQEAIVEQRSFFTSRSELNAQALFCHNQGDNQV; from the exons ATGTTACCTCTTCCGGCCGTCTATCACTTTCCTTGTGAGGTCAGCACATTAAAAGATGGAGCGTCAGTTCGAACATTTGGCAG ACTTACAAGTTACAAGCCAGAGGGTTGCCAAGCCATTCTGACTGGTCAGCAATCTTCTGCACAGTGCCATGTCTCAATACAGACAACACTTGTTGAACCTTTCCAGCCTATAATTGGAGCTCAGTATTTTGTTCTTGGTGAAATCGAAAGGACTAATG AATTAAGTGGAGTTTTACTGTGTGCCCGTGCTTTGGCTTGTGTTGATGCAATAGACCTCAGACTAATGCAAGAAGCCATTGTGGAACAGAGATCTTTCTTTACATCGAGGTCTGAGTTGAATGCACAAGCTTTATTTTGTCACAATCAAGGTGACAATCAGGTCTGA